One Podospora pseudopauciseta strain CBS 411.78 chromosome 5 map unlocalized CBS411.78m_5, whole genome shotgun sequence DNA window includes the following coding sequences:
- the COG5 gene encoding Conserved oligomeric Golgi complex subunit (COG:S; EggNog:ENOG503NWEH) yields MSNPNDPSNTDEPSYIDYEAFLSPTFSPSAFANTLVLSTNNPTELPLDLSTPLRRVLFDIQEIDSHIDSLTTRSSIPLLSYTKSQTDASVKIVSEVDAQLKALNESYKQLEKQVIQKHSEAEQVKLVAARLWETLRLGRAVGRALQLGRQLEVQNGELTGSATASVTTSAASLKSRERQQDHRALVRCTHTLLQLRELFASVGTPGGEGYGLEKVLVVRTLREQIVAPVEKNVRETAERISREFSVGSASGSATFAQSEEIKGRTVSALTALYLLTQVPTRPNEKWAPTLMLQALEGYLRSALQSSIAGLSRALANLDSLSRTLAEVGARCQNVVALEAVLEGTKVPVHPMLQGKQPVQGGNMLQPLLAYLETGSLASYFWRTMASSMAPRVQEIVAKGNTTAARTLRANRQSVGEAIRECVIKGSQLPSVVAAAAAKGKSKTGDGEAASKQWEREVAVMVGSVVNNLGR; encoded by the coding sequence ATGTCCAACCCCAACGACCCTTCTAACACGGACGAGCCCTCCTACATCGACTACGAggccttcctctcccccaccttttCTCCCTCCGCCTTCGCCAACACCCTcgtcctctccaccaacaacccgaCCGAGCTCCCCCTCGAtctctccacccccttgcGGCGCGTCTTGTTTGACATTCAAGAAATTGACTCCCATATTGACAGCCTTACCACCCGCTCATCCATCCCGCTGCTATCCTACACCAAATCCCAGACCGACGCCTCGGTGAAGATCGTCTCCGAAGTCGACGCCCAGCTCAAGGCGCTGAACGAGAGTTACAAGCAGCTCGAGAAACAAGTGATACAGAAACACTCCGAGGCCGAACAAGTAAAGCTCGTAGCGGCGAGACTATGGGAAACTTTGCGGCTCGGGAGGGCAGTGGGAAGGGCACTGCAATTAGGGAGGCAGCTCGAGGTGCAGAATGGGGAGCTTACTGGGTCTGCAACGGCAAGTGTGACGACTAGTGCTGCCAGTTTGAAGAGCAGGGAACGGCAGCAGGATCATAGGGCGTTGGTTAGGTGTACTCACACTCTTCTGCAGCTTAGGGAGCTGTTTGCTAGTGTTGGGACACctggtggggaggggtaCGGACTAGAGAAGGTGCTTGTTGTGCGGACGTTGAGGGAACAAATTGTTGCGCCGGTGGAGAAGAATGTCAGGGAGACGGCAGAGAGGATATCGAGGGAGTTCTCGGTTGGGAGCGCGAGTGGGAGTGCCACGTTTGCGCAGTcggaggagatcaagggaCGGACGGTGTCGGCGTTGACAGCGCTATATCTGTTGACACAGGTGCCGACGAGGCCGAATGAGAAATGGGCACCCACACTGATGTTGCAGGCGTTGGAGGGTTATCTCAGGTCGGCGCTGCAGAGCAGCATTGCCGGACTTTCGAGGGCGTTGGCAAATCTGGATAGCTTGTCTAGGACGCTCGCGGAAGTTGGGGCGAGGTGTCAGAATGTGGTTGCCCTCGAGGCGGTATTGGAGGGAACAAAGGTGCCGGTCCATCCGATGCTACAGGGCAAGCAGCCAGTGCAAGGAGGAAATATGCTTCAGCCACTGCTTGCCTATCTGGAAACAGGATCCCTTGCAAGCTATTTCTGGCGCACCATGGCGAGTAGTATGGCGCCACGGGTTCAAGAAATTGTGGCAAAGGGAAATACAACGGCTGCTCGGACACTGAGGGCCAACAGGCAGAGCGTTGGTGAAGCTATTCGGGAGTGCGTCATCAAGGGGAGCCAACTGCCAAGCGtagtggctgctgctgcggccaAGGGGAAGAGCAAGACTGGAGATGGGGAAGCTGCCAGCAAGCAGTGGGAACGAGAGGTGGCTGTTATGGTGGGGAGTGTTGTAAATAATCTTGGGAGGTGA
- a CDS encoding uncharacterized protein (EggNog:ENOG503NYSR; COG:G), with translation MAATSDTPPDGGLKAWLSVLAGFFVIMNSWYVYPSVSFLIQSADKHTRGIIISFGIFQTYYVSTLNLPPSDISWIGSLAVFLLFFGGIISGRLTDAGYFRTTTTLGAFLIVFGCFMTSLSTTYWQLVLAQGVCIGIGNGCLLTPMMTVVSTYFGRRLPLAMGIAACGSVVGGLAYTGMARTLLPTIGFGWTLRAIGFIQLGTLTLAMVVVRPRQLPPKDEKTLPVVDFTAFREPAFSLFVLGSFLSFMGVFFGFFYLASYARDINGMSYTESLNLLLALNGIGFAGRLLPTPLAKLFGTLNTFIALILASALAMYTWIAVNSTAGLYGWTALYSIAVGGVQSLMPAAIAVLNSDLRNVGSRLGIVFGAIGIGSLIGSPIAGGLITAGGGSYVGAQAFSGSVLATGALLILLAREIMRKKTRASFWSKV, from the exons ATGGCAGCCACCAGTGATACACCGCCAGATGGAGGCTTGAAGGCCTGGCTATCTG TACTGGCCGGCTTCTTCGTCATCATGAACAGCTGGTATGTATACCCAAGTGTATCATTCCTCATTCAATCCGCTGACAAGCATACCAGGGGAATCATCATATCCTTCGGCATCTTCCAAACATACTACGTCTCAACCCTTAATCTTCCCCCTTCTGACATCTCGTGGATCGGATCTCTCGCCGttttcttgctcttcttcggCGGCATCATCAGTGGCCGCCTCACGGATGCTGGCTATTTCCGCACTACCACAACGCTCGGCGCATTTCTCATTGTCTTTGGATGTTTCATGACGTCTTTATCCACAACATACTGGCAGCTGGTGCTGGCCCAAGGAGTTTGCATTGGCATTGGCAACGGATGCTTGCTCACACCCATGATGACCGTCGTCTCGACATACTTTGGACGCAGGTTACCGCTCGCCATGGGGATTGCCGCGTGTGGAAGTGTTGTGGGGGGTCTCGCATACACTGGTATGGCGAGAACATTGCTACCTACTATTGGTTTTGGGTGGACTTTGAGGGCCATTGGGTTTATTCAACTGGGCACGTTGAcgctggcgatggtggtggtgcgacCGAGACAGTTACCGCCGAAGGACGAGAAGACACTGCCAGTGGTGGATTTTACTGCTTTCAGAGAGCCCGCGTTCAGTCTGTTTGTTCTTGGCTCATTCTTG TCATTCATGGGCGTTTTCTTCGGGTTCTTTTACCTCGCTTCATACGCCCGGGACATAAACGGGATGAGTTACACAGAGTCCCTAAACCTGTTGCTCGCCCTCAACGGAATTGGTTTCGCAGGACGTCTCCTGCCGACCCCCCTCGCCAAACTCTTCGGTACTCTCAACACCTTCATCGCACTCATTCTGGCCTCGGCGTTGGCCATGTATACGTGGATTGCTGTGAATTCGACCGCCGGACTGTATGGTTGGACTGCCTTGTACAGCATTGCTGTGGGCGGCGTTCAGTCCTTGATGCCGGCGGCGATAGCCGTGTTGAACTCGGATCTGCGCAACGTGGGGTCACGTTTGGGAATTGTTTTTGGTGCTATTGGTATTGGGTCTCTGATCGGTTCGCCGATAGCTGGTGGGCTCATTACTGCTGGAGGTGGATCATATGTCGGGGCACAAGCCTTCTCAGGGAGTGTCCTCGCTACAGGTGCGTTACTCATCCTCTTGGCGAGGGAAATCATGAGAAAAAAGACACGTGCAAGTTTTTGGTCCAAAGTGTAG
- a CDS encoding uncharacterized protein (COG:S; EggNog:ENOG503P8Q8): MRVEALLVCAALFGGTTVLGQVTPQANIKFITPPNIQEGEHDMRDNPVHEEGSLLPITWSPAPEGTRISLTLFQHNTTDGGSIGDFEYITQGTVGITRHPWIVATTKDLKDSDVFRIILFIEGETGGHTGTEFFNITRKKTTTTTTTTSTTTLPTSIDKDDESNSSSTTAKSTPTDTENSNNSAQTTNRSEDITSSSSGLSTGAAAGIGIGATGAVILLAGAAFYFFFFKPRQEKKQAALLAASGVGGAGFPSPGVTPHQHYSQVPSQHGPPSMYSGYAGIPPSVSPGPPGMTEYKPPNYYGVPQPPSEMSGDWRGQPHEMAAGQMASYELPGHQQR; the protein is encoded by the exons ATGCGGGTAGAGGCTCTCTTGGTATGTGCCGCCCTCTTTGGCGGTACCACTGTGCTGGGCCAAGTAACACCACAAGCGAACATCAAGTTCATTACTCCACCGAATATCCAAGAAGGCGAACATGATATGAGGGATAATCCGGTTCATGAAGAAGGCAGTCTGCTCCCAATCACCTGGTCGCCAGCACCCGAGGGAACGAGAATCAGTCTGACCCTCTTTCAACACAACACCACGGACGGCGGGTCTATTGGCGACTTTGAATACATCACGC AGGGCACTGTCGGGATTACACGGCACCCATGGATCGTGGCCACAACCAAAGACCTGAAGGACTCGGACGTCTTCAGAATCATCTTGTTCATCGAGGGAGAAACAGGAGGCCACACCGGCACCGAGTTCTTCAACATCACCCGAAAGaaaaccacaacaacaacaacaaccacatccaccaccaccctgccCACGTCCATCGACAAAGACGACGAatccaacagctcctccacaaccgccaaatcaaccccaaccgaCACAGAAAACAGCAACAACTCCGCCCAAACAACCAACCGCTCAGAAGACatcacatcctcctcctccggcctctCCACCGGCGCCGCAGCAGGAATCGGCATCGGCGCAACCGGTGCCGTGATCCTCCTCGCAGGAGCAGCATtctacttcttcttcttcaaaccccgccaagaaaagaaacaagccGCTCTTCTCGCCGCGagcggtgttggtggtgcagGGTTTCCATCACCAGGAGTGACACCACATCAGCATTACTCCCAGGTGCCGAGCCAGCATGGGCCACCGTCGATGTACTCGGGTTATGCGGGGATTCCACCGTCTGTGTCGCCTGGTCCGCCGGGGATGACGGAGTACAAGCCGCCGAATTATTACGGGGTGCCGCAGCCGCCAAGTGAGATGAGTGGTGATTGGAGGGGCCAGCCGCATGAGATGGCGGCGGGGCAGATGGCGAGTTATGAGTTGCCGGGGCATCAGCAGAGGTaa
- a CDS encoding uncharacterized protein (COG:M; EggNog:ENOG503NWPC), whose product MGQAIYRPRKTADIASHDKSELGELIDMYHTRQATLVHDKVFALLGMSTTDPPQKTFLDYWVGWDVVLKQVEKSLFGALVWLRYKEMAMYWAK is encoded by the exons ATGGGACAGGCGATATATCGTCCGAGGAAGACAGCCGACATTGCTTCGCACGACAAGAGCGAGCTGGGTGAGCTGATCGACATGTATCACACCCGACAGGCTACCCTAGTGCATGACAAGGTGTTCGCCTTGTTGGGCATGAGTACCACCGACCCACCACAAAAGACATTCCTAGACtattgggttggttgggatgTTGTTCTCAAGCAGGTGGAAAAGTCTCTATTCGGTGCATTAGT GTGGCTGAGATACAAGGAAATGGCCATGTACTGGGCAAAGTAA
- a CDS encoding uncharacterized protein (COG:S; EggNog:ENOG503P0HK), with amino-acid sequence MDSFLQVRDIIPFPPGDNSSDTLIGNSHLNLTTLEHWNYTLFTNQTLSNGSWCLLAWEPWIADFVMPNGTFVNATWCWSPVNGIGERAGTSIGFAVLFGVALVLTIVALNRHGRLYLPVTKRFYPIGRRWQWYWGIIVSATAVVSLFTAMDVDRYYLPELPLILTSFFWFLMQLGTIAQVWEAVRHWGSWMERQFIDPDPYALRDDDRRSKVEFHLPLIFYLFWWLNFFMIIPRNWTPIQHQRYPEQVVNEAEPSATDARFKAAGFLLFVCWCLTVFSLRHSIKHYRPRNRGIINRFVGFIRMTPLRFKLLIPIALVVPAYQELCAWKFEYSPLNLEGNRAAIFAGGYAPALLIMYIQVIFGFINENEDKELKRQRIVRNQQLDQEMGIVKKPGWWARVNGEVVVPGESMRDQLVRNVREIQGNKPRNNESPASNDVPMSPLSPSAPGMSQAGINTPPTSPPPLYNGRSERIRQERAMQAVAGVLFPQNRSAEAERRRREQELMMDGPAPSAAATTAPPPPPYPGATGEREGSVAPSVGSRVSQQPPQQIRSMLDI; translated from the exons ATGGACTCGTTCCTCCAAGTTCGGGATATCATTCCCTTCCCACCCGGTGACAACTCGAGTGACACATTGATTGGGAATagccatctcaacctcaccactcTTGAACACTGGAACTACACGCTATTCACAAACCAGACCCTCTCCAATGGCTCGTGGTGTCTTTTGGCTTGGGAACCGTGGATCGCTGACTTTGTCATGCCCAACGGCACCTTCGTCAACGCAACATGGTGTTGGTCTCCCGTTAATGGCATCGGAGAACGAGCCGGCACTTCGATTGGTTTCGCTGTTCTCTTTGGCGTCGCTCTTGTCCTGACCATCGTCGCGCTTAATCGACACGGTCGCCTCTACCTCCCCGTCACAAAGCGATTCTATCCCATTGGAAGGAGATGGCAGTGGTACTGGGGTATTATTGTCAGCGCTACTGCCGTTGTCAGTTTGTTTACCGCCATGGACGTCGACCGATACTATCTTCCCGAGTTGCCACTTATCCTCACGAGTTTCTTCTGGTTTCTGATGCAGCTGGGCACTATTGCCCAGGTATGGGAAGCAGTGCGCCATTGGGGCAGTTGGATGGAACGGCAGTTTATAGATCCGGACCCCTACGCCTTGCGAGATGACGATAGAAGATCAAAGGTGGAATTTCATCTGCCCTTGATCTTCTATTTGTTCTGGTGGCTT AATTTCTTCATGATTATTCCCCGAAACTGGACTCCCATCCAGCACCAGCGCTACCCCGAACAAGTAGTCAACGAAGCTGAGCCCTCCGCCACCGATGCCCGGTTCAAAGCCGCCGGCTTTTTGTTATTCGTCTGCTGGTGCTTAACAGTCTTCTCTCTCCGTCATTCGATCAAACACTACCGCCCACGCAACCGTGGAATCATCAACCGATTCGTAGGCTTCATTCGCATGACGCCTCTCCGGTTCAAGCTCCTTATTCCCATCGCACTTGTCGTCCCAGCCTATCAGGAGCTTTGCGCATGGAAGTTTGAGTACAGCCCCTTGAACCTCGAAGGGAACCGAGCCGCTATTTTTGCTGGTGGCTACGCCCCAGCCTTATTGATCATGTACATCCAGGTCATCTTTGGGTTCATCAACGAGAATGAAGACAAAGAACTCAAACGCCAACGTATCGTACGCAACCAGCAGCTCGACCAGGAGATGGGCATCGTCAAGAAGCCCGGATGGTGGGCCAGAGTCAACGGAGAGGTGGTTGTGCCAGGAGAAAGCATGCGCGACCAACTCGTCCGCAATGTCAGAGAAATCCAGGGGAATAAACCGCGCAACAATGAAAGCCCGGCGTCAAACGATGTCCCAATGAGCCCGCTCTCCCCTTCCGCACCGGGCATGTCCCAAGCTGGGATAAATACACCGCCgacgtcaccaccaccgctgtaTAATGGTCGGTCAGAGCGAATTCGACAAGAAAGAGCCATGCAGGCGGTAGCTGGTGTTCTTTTCCCTCAAAATAGAAGTGCAGAGGCagaaaggagaaggagggaacaggagctgatgatggatggcCCTGCACCCTCGGCAGCAGCTACGAcggctccaccaccaccgccatatCCAGGTGCGAcaggggaaagggaagggagtGTAGCTCCTAGTGTGGGCTCGAGGGTGAGCCAACAGCCACCGCAACAGATAAGGAGCATGCTTGATATTTAG
- a CDS encoding uncharacterized protein (COG:S; EggNog:ENOG503NZQZ) gives MSTFKNKVTITHIGTATAILDIDGITFLTDPFFSPAGTGFEFAGRICKVHDDPALKLDQLPHIDAVLLSHENHADNLDPPGRQLLDGRRVFTTVDGANNLAPRPSVIGFKDWEERKVRVAGKIFTITATPCKHWPGHECVGFIVHTEDFGVAADGKPNAIYFTGDTVYIPELARMAEKYHIVIALMNLGKATFDGLQITMCGKQGAQLFRDIKADVLVPMHHESWDHFTQNEPELAKELREEGVLDSVRWPKPGVPLEL, from the coding sequence ATGTCAACCTTCAAGAACAaagtcaccatcacccacatCGGCACCGCTACCGCCATCCTCGACATCGACGGcatcaccttcctcaccgACCCgttcttctcccccgccgGCACCGGATTCGAGTTCGCGGGCCGCATCTGCAAAGTCCACGACGACCCAGCCCTCAAACTCGACCAGCTCCCCCACATCGACGCGGTCCTCCTCAGCCACGAGAACCATGCCGACAACCTCGACCCTCCCGGCCGTCAGCTTCTCGACGGCAGGCGGGTGTTTACCACCGTCGACGGCGCAAACAACCTTGCCCCTCGACCCAGCGTAATCGGCTTTAAGGACTGGGAGGAGCGCAAGGTTCGCGTTGCTGGAAAGATATTCACCATCACAGCCACGCCTTGCAAACACTGGCCGGGGCATGAATGCGTCGGTTTCATCGTCCACACAGAAGACTTTGGCGTTGCGGCCGATGGGAAGCCGAATGCCATTTACTTCACTGGGGATACCGTCTACATCCCCGAGCTGGCGCGCATGGCGGAGAAGTATCACATTGTTATTGCTTTGATGAATCTAGGGAAGGCGACGTTTGATGGGTTGCAGATTACCATGTGTGGGAAGCAAGGAGCACAGCTGTTTCGCGATATCAAGGCTGATGTGCTGGTTCCTATGCATCATGAGTCATGGGATCATTTCACGCAGAATGAGCCCGAGTTGGCGAAGGAGCttcgggaggagggggtgttggatTCGGTGCGGTGGCCTAAGCCTGGGGTGCCATTGGAGCTTTAA
- a CDS encoding uncharacterized protein (EggNog:ENOG503PX4D; COG:S), translated as MVPPATLRGASRGTRRRCGAPRGARGSNARGGAVAGGRGARSITPVAAPQANSQPSPEQAMIPTPTRRRGPKAPEPMGKPWAVSSMAWRADEGSLKKLETGEFSDAIILADGRTWRVHRMLLSTRSRWFAEAFEKQSPGEDEGEPEINLRELKTEFVDMLLRTLYFNRLPDQYLNIRGANATFSTYIKIFNLADQFGVETMCNDALTLLGQLADRHLEDLCTFDKVQSGREGVPEPKPAFPYHNLGIAILEAFSEERTVTDKRAQYLLANFLYAGRAVLLENQVLRDIVDRNVHLAAAMWHASQGRNLAGWLPNPEVISHRLRAFDHSRKTQHPDRCELCDDVFDYGAHKRVMFDPYKVVLRPAGYCGVCVEKYKDDPGCLFRRRGKMDKLGEGVLLPVIKAEVLHEGEDNMAGTPEMESEREASAGLGLQGPTMSTPAPVQVLPDGELMPPPSVPVKKGVKRAREE; from the exons ATGGTCCCTCCCGCCACGCTCAGAGGTGCCTCGCGTGGCACGCGCCGCAGATGCGGCGCTCCCAGGGGTGCCAGAGGCTCCAACGCGCGCGGTGGTGCCGTTGCTGGTGGGCGTGGCGCCCGTTCCATCACACCTGTTGCTGCTCCCCAGGCCAATTCCCAGCCATCCCCCGAGCAAGCAATGATTCCCACACCCACACGCCGCAGAGGCCCCAAGGCCCCTGAGCCCATGGGCAAGCCTTGGGCTGTCAGCTCCATGGCTTGGAGAGCTGATGAAGGTTCGCTCAA GAAGCTCGAGACGGGCGAGTTCTCTGACGCGATCATCTTGGCTGACGGGAGAACCTGGAGAGTTCATCGAATGCTCCTCAGCACCCGATCCCGCTGGTTTGCGGAGGCGTTTGAGAAGCAGAGTccgggggaggatgaagggGAGCCGGAGATTAACTTGAGGGAGTTGAAGACTGAGTTTGTGGATATGCTGCTGCGGACACTTTATTTCAACC GCTTGCCCGACCAGTACCTCAACATCCGCGGCGCAAACGCCACCTTTTCAACCTATATCAAAatcttcaacctcgccgATCAGTTCGGCGTCGAGACCATGTGCAACGACGCCCTGACACTCCTAGGCCAACTCGCCGACCGGCACCTCGAGGACCTCTGCACCTTCGATAAAGTCCAATCCGGCCGCGAGGGCGTGCCAGAGCCAAAGCCGGCATTTCCGTATCACAATCTCGGTATTGCTATCCTCGAAGCCTTTAGTGAGGAGCGCACCGTCACGGATAAACGCGCGCAGTATCTGCTTGCCAACTTTCTCTACGCCGGCCGTGCGGTGCTGCTAGAGAACCAAGTCCTCAGGGACATTGTCGACCGCAACGTCCATCTCGCTGCCGCGATGTGGCACGCCAGTCAGGGGCGGAATCTAGCCGGTTGGCTGCCCAACCCTGAGGTGATCTCCCACCGTCTGCGCGCGTTTGATCACTCGAGAAAGACGCAGCATCCTGATCGATGCGAGCTTTGCGACGATGTTTTTGATTATGGGGCTCACAAGAGGGTCATGTTTGATCCGTACAAGGTTGTGCTTAGGCCGGCGGGTTACTGCGGAGTTTGTGTCGAGAAGTATAAGGATGACCCGGGGTGTTTGTTTCGGAGGCGGGGAAAGATGGAtaagctgggggagggggtgttgttgccgGTTATCAAGGCTGAGGTGTTGcatgaaggggaggataATATGGCGGGGACTCCGGAGATGGAGAgtgagagggaggcgagtgctgggttggggttgcagGGGCCGACGATGAGTACGCCTGCTCCGGTGCAGGTGTTGCCGGATGGGGAGTTGATGCCGCCTCCTTCGGTGCCGGTTAAGaagggggtgaagagggcgagAGAGGAGTAA